One Arthrobacter sp. FW306-07-I genomic window carries:
- a CDS encoding YciI family protein produces MLYTVREGIDRSRIMETFPRHKAYYEAFHADGGGLVALGAFGTPDPAASSMGIFTSRQEAERFVAGDPFVTEGLAEPRLLEWNAVHLG; encoded by the coding sequence GTGCTGTACACAGTGCGGGAGGGCATCGATCGCTCCCGGATCATGGAGACCTTCCCCCGCCACAAGGCCTACTACGAGGCGTTCCACGCTGACGGCGGCGGCCTGGTGGCTCTGGGCGCATTCGGGACTCCGGATCCGGCTGCCAGCTCGATGGGGATCTTTACGTCGCGTCAGGAAGCCGAACGTTTCGTCGCCGGGGACCCTTTCGTGACGGAAGGGCTGGCCGAGCCACGGCTCCTGGAATGGAACGCCGTGCACCTCGGCTAG
- a CDS encoding carbohydrate ABC transporter permease codes for MTTTSAAPRQTVKPPAVRRSFVERWLARIFLAPTVLGMALFTFLPIIASLVLAFFRWDIISAPQFVGFANFASLAQDPTVRVSFLNTIGFVVVAVILQLGIALGLASMLQARMPSWLRVFLRSTFFFPLVLSAASVSIFMRYMFNEQFGVVNWLLSLVGIPAVPWLTSPAASAAVVVLVYVWQNFGFSFLLFLGALTNIPKELHEAANLDGATGWKQFSNVTLPLISPTVLVASVMAIISALQVFDQPYVLTNGGPGDSTRTAVMVIFESAFQQLEFGKASAIGLVLTVLILAVTALQFRLSRRFVFYQ; via the coding sequence ATGACCACCACTTCCGCCGCCCCACGGCAAACCGTGAAACCACCGGCCGTGCGCCGCTCCTTTGTCGAGCGATGGCTGGCGAGGATCTTCCTTGCTCCCACAGTGCTCGGGATGGCCCTTTTCACGTTCCTGCCGATCATCGCTTCGCTGGTCCTGGCCTTCTTCCGCTGGGACATCATCTCCGCGCCGCAGTTCGTCGGTTTCGCCAACTTCGCCTCACTGGCACAGGACCCCACCGTGCGGGTGTCCTTCCTGAACACCATCGGGTTCGTAGTTGTTGCAGTAATCCTTCAACTGGGCATCGCCCTTGGCCTGGCTTCCATGCTGCAGGCCAGGATGCCTTCCTGGCTGAGGGTGTTCCTCCGTTCCACCTTCTTCTTCCCGCTGGTCCTGTCCGCCGCATCGGTGTCCATCTTCATGCGGTACATGTTCAACGAACAGTTCGGCGTGGTGAACTGGCTCCTGTCGCTCGTCGGGATTCCCGCTGTGCCGTGGCTGACAAGTCCCGCGGCGTCTGCCGCCGTCGTGGTCCTGGTCTACGTGTGGCAGAACTTCGGGTTCTCCTTCCTGCTCTTCCTCGGCGCCCTCACCAACATCCCGAAAGAACTGCATGAAGCAGCGAACCTGGATGGCGCCACGGGCTGGAAACAGTTCAGCAATGTGACTCTTCCATTGATCAGCCCCACTGTGCTCGTGGCCTCTGTCATGGCCATCATCAGTGCCCTGCAGGTCTTCGACCAGCCGTATGTCCTGACCAACGGCGGTCCCGGCGATTCCACCCGGACCGCCGTCATGGTGATTTTTGAATCCGCTTTCCAGCAGCTGGAGTTCGGCAAAGCCTCTGCCATCGGCCTGGTACTCACCGTGCTGATCCTTGCCGTCACAGCCCTGCAATTCCGCCTTAGCCGCCGCTTCGTCTTCTACCAGTGA
- a CDS encoding LacI family DNA-binding transcriptional regulator — translation MAKRKATALDVAKRAGVSRSAVSLVLNGRAQGNVTAERQERVLRAAAELDYTPNSVAVSLRNQQTSTIGVITDDIVTSPFAGRLISGASRTALARGYMVLVIDSEHDVSRESTAAQQLAHRQVDGIMYATGSLREVTTPATMRTLPAILANCTDAASPFRSVIPAEVDGGRAAAQLLIDLGHRRITLLTGTLSSPAAPQREQGYREAMEEAGLGREQQRVHLTGWDIDDGYRAASAVLSGGDRPTAIICSNDRVATGVLLYAAAAGLRVPQDLSVVGYDDQQHVAANLVPALTTVALPHAEIGATAMSMLLDEVEGKAPAVETHEGETILVPCRIITRASTGAPPAS, via the coding sequence ATGGCCAAACGTAAGGCGACCGCACTGGATGTGGCAAAGCGGGCAGGAGTGTCCCGCAGCGCTGTGTCGCTTGTGCTTAATGGCAGGGCCCAGGGCAACGTCACGGCGGAACGGCAAGAGCGCGTCCTCCGTGCTGCGGCGGAGCTGGATTACACACCCAATTCCGTTGCCGTAAGCCTGCGCAACCAACAAACGTCAACTATCGGGGTCATCACGGATGACATCGTCACCAGCCCCTTCGCAGGCCGGTTGATCAGTGGCGCCTCCCGCACGGCCCTTGCCCGGGGATACATGGTCCTTGTTATTGATTCAGAGCACGACGTGTCCCGCGAAAGCACCGCGGCACAGCAACTCGCGCACCGGCAGGTGGACGGCATCATGTATGCGACAGGCAGCCTGCGCGAAGTGACCACCCCGGCAACGATGCGTACCTTGCCGGCGATACTTGCCAACTGCACTGACGCCGCCTCCCCGTTCCGCTCGGTCATCCCTGCAGAGGTCGACGGTGGACGTGCAGCCGCACAGCTGTTGATCGACCTGGGCCACCGCCGCATCACCCTGTTGACCGGTACCCTCAGCTCACCTGCCGCCCCGCAGCGGGAACAGGGTTACCGCGAAGCGATGGAAGAAGCCGGACTAGGCCGCGAACAACAACGCGTCCACCTGACCGGCTGGGACATCGATGACGGCTACCGGGCTGCGTCCGCTGTGCTGAGCGGCGGAGACCGGCCGACGGCGATCATCTGCTCCAACGACAGGGTAGCCACCGGTGTGTTGTTGTATGCGGCGGCCGCGGGACTGCGTGTTCCCCAGGATCTGTCCGTTGTTGGATACGACGATCAGCAGCATGTGGCCGCCAACCTTGTTCCCGCCCTCACCACCGTGGCACTTCCGCATGCCGAAATCGGAGCAACGGCCATGTCGATGCTCTTGGATGAGGTCGAAGGAAAGGCGCCCGCGGTAGAGACTCATGAGGGCGAAACGATCCTGGTGCCTTGCCGGATCATTACCCGGGCATCTACTGGCGCTCCCCCTGCTTCCTGA
- a CDS encoding LysR family transcriptional regulator has translation MAIFDLHRLHVLREVGRTGSLTSAAASLSFTTSAVSQQVAKLEQEMGVVLIERHPRGVVLTEAGHALLQYAEDIDRTVEAARAEMGEFAGLRRGQLRLGTFPTVGASLMPDVVLAFRARHPEVAVTVVSARRDGLLERLRRREIELTLLWDYPWQQIDDPDLTLVRLMSDPTVLLVPRDHPAAELRSVSIDSLRDQEWVVRDEHPVADVLSRVCRDAGFEPQIAFAANDYQETQGMVAAGIGIALAPKLALTALRPDVVAVPLAKSPKRRILLAHLANRRLSPAAQQATKVFQSIAKGQSS, from the coding sequence ATGGCAATCTTCGATCTCCACCGACTGCATGTGCTCCGGGAAGTGGGACGTACCGGGTCGCTGACCTCCGCGGCCGCTTCCCTTTCCTTCACCACCTCGGCGGTCTCGCAGCAGGTGGCAAAACTCGAGCAGGAGATGGGCGTGGTCCTCATCGAACGCCACCCCCGGGGAGTGGTCCTGACGGAAGCCGGCCACGCCCTCCTGCAGTACGCCGAGGACATCGACAGGACTGTCGAAGCTGCGCGCGCCGAAATGGGGGAGTTTGCGGGACTTCGCCGGGGTCAGTTGCGCCTGGGGACCTTTCCCACTGTTGGAGCATCACTGATGCCGGACGTCGTGCTCGCGTTCCGGGCCCGGCACCCTGAGGTGGCGGTAACGGTTGTCAGTGCCCGGCGGGACGGCCTGCTGGAGCGGCTTCGGCGACGGGAAATCGAACTCACGCTGCTGTGGGACTATCCGTGGCAGCAGATCGACGATCCCGACCTGACTCTGGTCCGGCTGATGAGCGATCCAACGGTGCTGCTGGTACCGCGCGACCACCCAGCTGCGGAACTCCGTTCGGTGAGTATCGACTCGTTGAGGGACCAGGAATGGGTGGTCCGCGACGAGCACCCCGTAGCCGACGTCCTCAGCCGGGTATGCCGCGACGCAGGCTTTGAGCCGCAGATCGCCTTCGCAGCCAACGATTACCAGGAGACGCAGGGCATGGTGGCGGCGGGCATCGGTATCGCGCTGGCGCCGAAGCTCGCATTGACCGCCCTGCGGCCCGACGTCGTGGCGGTGCCGCTCGCCAAATCCCCGAAACGGCGGATCCTCCTTGCCCACTTGGCAAACCGGAGGCTCAGCCCCGCCGCGCAGCAGGCCACGAAGGTGTTCCAGTCCATCGCGAAGGGGCAGTCCTCCTGA
- a CDS encoding intradiol ring-cleavage dioxygenase yields the protein MNTSRTPRQSDSDQPHPDHDRGLEFDLNTLVSRRSLGLFLGASGAAAALAACIPAGNVGSTSSATSTATAAASSSAAGSATDAATATPTLTRAIAECGVEIPQETAGPYPGDGSNGPNVLEASGVVRRDITSSFGTASAKAEGIPLTFTLTLLDNATGCAPMAGAAVYAWHCDRDGKYSMYDSSLKNENYLRGVQEADANGQVTFTSIFPGAYSGRWPHIHFEVFESMNNATAAGQVLAVSQIALPQAACDDVYATPGYERSITNMTRTTLKSDNVFGDDGGIYQLATMTGSAAAGYTAGLNLTI from the coding sequence ATGAACACTTCACGCACACCCCGCCAGTCCGACTCTGACCAGCCGCATCCCGATCACGACCGGGGCCTGGAATTCGACCTGAACACCCTGGTGAGCCGCAGGTCCCTGGGACTATTCCTGGGGGCAAGCGGTGCGGCTGCCGCGCTCGCCGCCTGCATCCCGGCCGGAAACGTTGGGTCCACCTCGTCAGCCACCTCCACGGCTACGGCCGCAGCGTCGTCCTCCGCTGCTGGCTCTGCCACGGACGCCGCCACCGCCACGCCAACCCTGACGCGCGCCATCGCCGAGTGCGGCGTGGAAATCCCCCAGGAAACCGCAGGCCCCTACCCCGGCGACGGCTCCAACGGACCGAACGTCCTGGAAGCGTCCGGCGTGGTGCGCCGGGACATCACTTCAAGCTTCGGAACCGCGTCCGCCAAGGCAGAGGGCATTCCGCTGACGTTCACGCTGACCCTCCTGGACAACGCCACCGGCTGCGCCCCGATGGCCGGTGCCGCGGTGTACGCGTGGCACTGCGACCGGGACGGGAAATATTCGATGTATGACTCCAGCCTGAAAAACGAAAACTACCTCCGCGGTGTGCAGGAAGCCGACGCCAACGGGCAGGTCACGTTTACGTCCATCTTCCCCGGCGCCTACTCCGGGCGCTGGCCGCACATCCACTTCGAGGTGTTCGAATCGATGAACAATGCAACGGCTGCCGGGCAGGTACTGGCCGTCTCCCAGATCGCCCTGCCGCAGGCAGCCTGCGACGACGTGTACGCCACCCCCGGGTACGAGCGCAGCATCACGAACATGACCCGCACAACGCTGAAGTCGGACAACGTGTTCGGCGACGACGGCGGCATCTACCAGTTGGCAACGATGACCGGTTCAGCCGCGGCCGGATATACAGCCGGGCTCAACCTGACAATCTGA
- a CDS encoding GntR family transcriptional regulator produces MATPIHQRLREDVLASVFAPDEPLTEAKLTERYGASRTPVREALQRLEQDGLVERRGKAVVVRTHSAEEIIDIYESRIVLEQAAAAKAAVRASALDKQSLNALLLKMRDLDISDGRILAETNRAFHRQLWQATHSPSLISLLERLDQQVRRYSLTTLTYPGRWPAVLAHYTELLAAIEESNPELAGQVAARHMSEALAIRLKMYAEDPRTL; encoded by the coding sequence TTGGCCACCCCCATCCACCAGCGGCTCCGCGAAGACGTCCTGGCAAGTGTCTTCGCCCCGGACGAGCCCCTCACCGAGGCCAAACTCACGGAACGTTACGGTGCTTCGAGAACTCCTGTCCGCGAAGCCCTTCAGCGGCTGGAGCAGGACGGGCTGGTCGAACGGCGCGGCAAGGCGGTAGTGGTTCGCACGCATTCGGCCGAGGAAATCATCGACATCTACGAATCGAGGATTGTCCTGGAGCAGGCTGCCGCTGCCAAGGCTGCCGTCAGGGCATCGGCCCTGGATAAGCAATCCCTCAACGCACTGCTGCTGAAGATGCGCGATCTGGATATCAGTGACGGGCGAATACTCGCGGAAACGAACCGGGCCTTCCACAGGCAGCTCTGGCAAGCCACCCACAGCCCGTCGCTCATCAGCCTGCTGGAGCGCCTGGACCAGCAGGTACGCCGGTATTCGCTCACCACGCTGACCTACCCCGGCAGATGGCCGGCGGTGCTGGCGCATTACACGGAACTGCTGGCTGCCATTGAGGAGAGCAATCCCGAGTTGGCGGGCCAAGTTGCAGCGCGTCATATGTCCGAGGCCCTGGCCATCAGGTTGAAGATGTACGCGGAAGATCCCAGGACGCTCTAG
- a CDS encoding carbohydrate ABC transporter permease: MSSQTLQTGTGKHSGSIAETPITPKPSRSRRLPAAGTVGRYAALAVAAALTLGPVLWTLSTSLRTPSESFNLPPSFLPINPDFTAYQEVFKQINVGLLVLNSALVTGLIALGQMASATLAGYAFARLDFRGKNAIFSLVLATMMVPVQVTIVPVFMLIRGMGLSDTLLALILPAIPTAFGTFLMRQYFLGLPNDFAEAAALDGAGPWRIFRSVYVPLAVPGMAIVGILAFNFHWNEFFRPLILTISEQNFTLPLGLVTLQGNLGTGSISVVLAGVILSMLPALVVFIFGQRTLREGLTAGASK; the protein is encoded by the coding sequence ATGTCCAGCCAGACTCTGCAGACCGGGACCGGCAAGCACTCCGGTTCCATCGCCGAAACGCCGATCACCCCTAAGCCCTCCCGCAGCCGCCGCCTGCCCGCAGCGGGCACCGTCGGCAGATACGCGGCGTTGGCCGTGGCAGCGGCGCTGACCCTCGGCCCTGTCCTGTGGACCTTGTCCACCTCGCTGCGGACGCCGTCGGAATCCTTCAACCTGCCGCCGTCCTTCCTTCCCATCAACCCTGACTTCACCGCCTACCAGGAAGTGTTCAAGCAGATCAATGTCGGCCTCCTGGTCCTGAACAGCGCCCTGGTGACCGGGCTGATCGCACTTGGGCAGATGGCGTCGGCGACCCTGGCCGGCTATGCCTTCGCCCGCCTGGACTTCCGCGGCAAAAACGCCATCTTCTCGCTGGTGCTGGCCACCATGATGGTCCCGGTGCAGGTCACCATCGTCCCGGTGTTCATGCTGATCCGGGGAATGGGTCTTTCCGACACCCTGCTGGCCCTGATCCTGCCTGCCATTCCCACAGCATTCGGAACCTTCCTGATGCGCCAGTACTTCCTTGGCCTGCCGAACGACTTCGCCGAAGCAGCCGCCCTGGATGGAGCCGGGCCGTGGCGGATTTTCCGTTCGGTCTACGTTCCCCTGGCGGTCCCCGGCATGGCCATCGTCGGGATCCTTGCCTTCAACTTCCACTGGAACGAGTTCTTCCGGCCACTGATCCTCACCATCAGCGAACAGAACTTCACCCTTCCCCTTGGCCTGGTCACGCTCCAAGGCAACCTCGGAACCGGCAGCATCTCCGTGGTCCTCGCCGGCGTGATCCTGTCCATGCTGCCGGCACTGGTCGTCTTCATCTTCGGCCAACGAACCCTGCGAGAAGGCCTGACGGCCGGCGCCAGCAAATAA
- a CDS encoding glycoside hydrolase family 32 protein has translation METLTTNNAAATADVYRPALHYAARNTWLNDPNGLIFHEGVYHLYYQNNPLGNVWGNMSWGHATSTDLLTWTEHPVAIPCDENEEIFSGSMVYDRDNTSGFGAGSVAPLVAIYTSAYKPGSQHEGIQAQSLAYSLDGGYTWTKHADNPVLDRRSANFRDPKVIRYDGGEGSYWVMVAVEAQDFKVVFYKSEDLKNWEPLSTFGPANATGGIWECPDLFPLPVDGDPENLKWVLTVNLNPGGPNRGSAGQYFVGDFDGTSFISTSTVTSGLNGGDLRGDYQWLDWGRDYYAAVSFNDAPDNRRLMIGWMNNWEYANHIPTTPWRSPMSLAREVSLQTIAGDLSLVQQPAGDWTAVAAQEPFSLADITIDDGVTVLPGAAGTVQRIDVSLAPGSAKEFGLVLRGDGAKGTRVGIRPDEGQLFVDRRESGQTDFHESFPSLDTAPVRTTSGSYDLSIVADRCSVEVFAQGGQVTMTELIFPAEESTDLAVFAVGGTATINSLQVTRLA, from the coding sequence ATGGAAACCCTCACGACGAACAATGCAGCAGCCACCGCCGACGTTTACAGGCCTGCCCTGCATTACGCAGCACGAAATACTTGGCTCAATGACCCCAACGGCCTGATTTTCCATGAGGGCGTCTACCACCTGTACTACCAGAACAACCCGCTGGGCAACGTCTGGGGAAACATGTCCTGGGGACACGCCACGTCCACAGACCTGTTGACCTGGACAGAACACCCTGTCGCCATTCCCTGCGACGAAAACGAAGAGATCTTCTCCGGCAGCATGGTCTATGACCGGGACAACACCAGCGGCTTCGGCGCCGGTTCCGTTGCCCCGCTCGTGGCCATCTACACCAGCGCCTACAAACCAGGCTCCCAGCACGAGGGAATCCAGGCCCAGTCCTTGGCCTACAGCCTCGACGGGGGCTACACCTGGACAAAGCACGCCGACAACCCTGTACTGGACCGCCGGTCAGCCAACTTTCGCGACCCAAAAGTCATACGGTACGACGGCGGCGAGGGCAGTTACTGGGTGATGGTCGCCGTCGAAGCCCAAGACTTCAAGGTGGTCTTCTACAAGTCCGAAGACCTGAAAAACTGGGAACCCCTGAGTACCTTCGGTCCCGCGAACGCCACCGGGGGTATCTGGGAATGCCCGGATCTTTTCCCGCTGCCAGTTGATGGCGACCCGGAAAACCTCAAATGGGTGCTGACCGTCAACCTCAACCCTGGCGGCCCTAACCGCGGCTCGGCCGGCCAATACTTCGTTGGCGACTTCGACGGAACCTCCTTCATTTCCACGAGTACGGTGACCTCAGGCCTCAACGGGGGTGACCTACGGGGCGACTACCAATGGCTGGACTGGGGCCGGGACTACTACGCAGCTGTCTCCTTCAACGACGCCCCGGACAACCGCCGCCTCATGATCGGGTGGATGAACAACTGGGAATACGCCAACCACATCCCCACCACACCCTGGCGCAGCCCCATGAGCCTCGCCCGCGAAGTCTCCCTCCAAACCATCGCCGGAGATCTGTCACTGGTTCAGCAACCAGCAGGCGACTGGACCGCGGTGGCCGCCCAGGAGCCGTTCTCACTTGCGGACATCACCATTGACGACGGCGTGACGGTGCTGCCGGGTGCGGCAGGCACGGTTCAGCGCATTGATGTCAGCCTTGCTCCCGGAAGCGCGAAGGAATTCGGACTTGTCCTGCGTGGCGACGGTGCCAAAGGGACCCGCGTGGGCATCCGCCCGGACGAAGGCCAACTGTTCGTCGACCGGCGGGAGTCCGGACAGACTGATTTCCACGAATCCTTCCCCTCCCTCGACACCGCGCCCGTACGGACAACGTCCGGTTCCTACGACCTCAGCATCGTCGCTGACCGCTGCTCCGTTGAAGTTTTCGCCCAAGGCGGGCAGGTCACCATGACCGAGCTGATTTTCCCGGCCGAGGAAAGCACCGACCTCGCGGTCTTCGCCGTGGGCGGTACAGCCACGATCAATAGCCTTCAGGTCACGCGGCTGGCCTAG
- a CDS encoding extracellular solute-binding protein produces MTSEKTPGQQAPSHSLLSSSKFSQLTRRSMLGLSGLALAGATVGAWPRLTGADIPGRGSKALNIAILGTAADAAGRQGLIQAFTAAHPDIPVQLQAIQGADWKDFFSKILTMVAAGTPPDVVYVATEGAQLFADKLAEPLDSYVRRDAAAMSDYFDDVHPSLLEAFMYQGSLYQLPLDWNAANMYLNTTTFAQAGLERPKDDWTKDDFSATLRALRKARPADFTPYYWTNRLFGGVVPWLYANDTSFLSETKAPGGDWLWDRFYPNDPARGTRGGGYQWLAPNAEDGRVVETFDYLRELVAEGLGVRPESGGGNALVGLFGNNRIGTTPAGGYWAQGLHEAGMTADQFDVQFFPRWRTQRHQFGAAGYAIMRTAKDKDAAWEWVKFCSSREAMQLAIPKPNTTPTRRSMVNESFYAATGPRHWKVFYDTLDRFPTSGPIPAPPQQAAVETALMKNVSTAVSGSSADVRAAMGNLQRDLELALRRNS; encoded by the coding sequence ATGACGTCTGAAAAGACACCGGGGCAGCAAGCCCCTTCGCATTCGCTGCTGTCCAGCAGCAAATTCTCACAACTCACCCGCCGTTCCATGCTGGGCCTGAGCGGACTCGCCCTGGCGGGTGCCACCGTGGGGGCCTGGCCCCGACTGACCGGCGCTGACATCCCGGGCCGGGGCAGCAAGGCCCTGAACATCGCCATCCTTGGAACGGCCGCGGATGCCGCGGGACGCCAGGGCCTGATCCAGGCCTTTACCGCCGCGCATCCGGACATTCCAGTGCAGCTGCAGGCTATCCAGGGTGCGGACTGGAAGGACTTCTTTTCCAAGATCCTGACCATGGTTGCTGCGGGAACACCGCCGGATGTCGTCTATGTCGCCACCGAAGGTGCCCAACTTTTCGCCGACAAGCTCGCCGAGCCTTTGGACAGTTATGTCCGCCGGGACGCCGCGGCGATGAGCGATTACTTTGACGACGTTCATCCCAGCCTGCTGGAAGCCTTCATGTACCAGGGAAGCCTGTACCAGCTTCCATTGGACTGGAACGCGGCGAACATGTACCTGAATACCACTACCTTCGCCCAGGCCGGGCTTGAGCGGCCAAAAGACGATTGGACGAAGGACGACTTCAGCGCCACCCTGCGGGCCCTGCGCAAGGCCCGCCCGGCTGATTTCACCCCCTATTACTGGACCAACCGGCTTTTCGGCGGGGTTGTGCCGTGGCTTTACGCCAACGACACCAGCTTCCTGTCCGAAACGAAGGCTCCCGGCGGGGACTGGCTTTGGGACCGCTTTTACCCCAACGACCCTGCCCGTGGCACCCGCGGCGGCGGGTATCAGTGGCTGGCTCCCAACGCCGAGGACGGGCGGGTTGTCGAAACCTTCGACTACCTGCGCGAACTGGTAGCCGAGGGACTCGGCGTGCGTCCCGAATCCGGGGGCGGCAACGCCCTGGTGGGCCTGTTCGGCAACAACCGCATCGGCACCACGCCGGCAGGTGGCTACTGGGCGCAGGGCCTGCATGAGGCGGGGATGACCGCCGACCAGTTCGATGTGCAGTTCTTCCCGCGCTGGCGGACCCAGCGGCACCAGTTCGGTGCTGCCGGCTACGCGATCATGCGCACGGCCAAAGACAAGGACGCTGCGTGGGAATGGGTGAAGTTCTGCTCCAGCCGCGAAGCGATGCAGCTGGCGATTCCGAAACCGAACACCACACCCACCCGCCGTTCGATGGTCAACGAGTCCTTCTACGCCGCCACTGGGCCCCGGCACTGGAAAGTCTTCTACGACACCCTGGACAGGTTCCCCACCTCCGGCCCGATCCCCGCCCCGCCGCAGCAGGCCGCCGTCGAGACTGCCCTGATGAAGAACGTCTCCACCGCGGTCAGCGGCAGCTCCGCCGATGTCCGGGCAGCGATGGGCAACCTGCAGCGCGACCTTGAACTGGCTCTGAGGAGGAACTCATGA
- a CDS encoding PrpF domain-containing protein — translation MGLKGHWYRGGTSKCWLFDARDVALHAPTREEIPALLSAAFGAADARQLDGVGGGTSTTSKAAVIWATPGTEADLDYLFAQVGIGDPTVELGSNCGNCATAIALFAVQSGIVAAQDGMTKVRMRHLSSGAVLTGSVPTPGGRIPKSGLARVPGSSAAGVPVNLSFHSPWGKSTGSVLPTGNTVDQLQMEGRTHSATMVDAGAPAVLLAAEEAGVDLSSMTDNLSAQLPTLMAARASAGLIMGLRKPEDPPQNAVPKVGVVAPAGDYVAADGTTITADSHDVRVRMLSMLAPHPAIGLTSAVAVALAASLESSVVADAAGLSPSTSTGSLRVLRIGTPAGVITADIISDDTGTVTEVALHRAARHIAIADIDVAQPVELSA, via the coding sequence GTGGGACTCAAAGGACATTGGTACCGGGGCGGCACCAGCAAGTGCTGGCTCTTCGATGCCAGGGACGTGGCCCTCCATGCCCCCACCCGCGAGGAAATCCCCGCACTGCTGTCAGCAGCTTTCGGCGCAGCGGATGCGCGGCAGCTGGACGGCGTTGGGGGCGGCACGTCCACCACGTCAAAGGCTGCAGTCATCTGGGCAACTCCTGGCACCGAGGCAGACCTTGACTACCTTTTTGCCCAGGTGGGGATCGGTGACCCTACCGTTGAGCTGGGTTCCAACTGCGGCAACTGCGCCACGGCCATTGCGCTGTTCGCAGTCCAGTCGGGCATCGTTGCGGCCCAGGACGGCATGACCAAGGTCCGCATGCGCCACCTGTCCTCCGGGGCGGTGCTCACCGGAAGCGTACCCACCCCGGGAGGGCGCATCCCCAAGTCAGGTTTGGCGCGGGTTCCCGGCAGCAGCGCAGCGGGTGTCCCCGTCAATCTCTCCTTCCACAGCCCCTGGGGCAAGAGCACGGGGTCTGTGCTGCCTACCGGCAACACGGTGGACCAGCTCCAGATGGAGGGCAGGACGCACAGTGCCACCATGGTGGACGCAGGTGCCCCGGCTGTGCTCCTCGCAGCCGAGGAGGCCGGCGTCGATCTGTCCTCGATGACGGACAACCTCAGCGCGCAGCTGCCCACGCTCATGGCAGCCCGCGCGTCGGCAGGCCTCATCATGGGGCTGCGGAAGCCGGAGGATCCGCCGCAGAACGCTGTACCGAAAGTGGGTGTTGTAGCGCCGGCCGGCGACTACGTCGCAGCCGACGGAACAACGATCACTGCCGACAGCCACGACGTGCGGGTGCGGATGCTCTCCATGCTCGCACCGCACCCGGCGATCGGCCTGACGTCAGCCGTGGCAGTTGCCCTTGCAGCCTCGCTGGAGTCATCGGTGGTGGCCGATGCAGCGGGACTATCACCCTCCACCAGCACCGGAAGCCTTCGCGTGCTGCGGATAGGGACGCCTGCCGGCGTGATCACCGCCGACATCATTTCCGACGACACAGGCACCGTCACCGAAGTGGCCCTCCACCGGGCGGCCCGGCACATCGCCATCGCAGACATCGACGTGGCCCAGCCCGTCGAGCTGTCCGCCTAA